A region of Paenibacillus sp. JNUCC-31 DNA encodes the following proteins:
- a CDS encoding glycoside hydrolase family 30 protein yields the protein MSLTLHGYSTTPDHSWKEISYTLTNENANLKLTGEQHQLVEGFGGCFNELGYMALSHLNEEQRHDVFYSLFHPEGDQKFSICRLPIGASDYAEQWYSHNEVDGDVAMEHFSIERDFKYLIPYIKEALTYNPNLQFFASPWSPPTWMKSPKAYNYGTLRWEKDILEAYALYFVKFVQAYRDAGITIHQVHVQNEVIADQKFPSCMWTGEQLREFIADYLGPAFDQHGLDTEIWLGTINAPDPWEELIKKKTNDFDEYAGLVLSDPKAYAYIKGVGYQWAGKNAIQRTAASYPELRYMQTENECGDGDNTWNYAKYVFNLYQHYFSNGVNAYIYWNMVLEPKGRSTWGWEQNSMITVDPDAKETIRNPEYYVMKHFAHDVVPGARRVGLSGAWSGKAVAFRNPDNSLVIVINNPFKDRRDLHLAYEGQTLRFELEADSFNSIVIPS from the coding sequence ATGTCCCTGACGTTACATGGTTATTCCACCACACCAGATCATTCGTGGAAAGAGATTTCTTATACACTTACAAATGAAAACGCTAACTTAAAACTCACAGGTGAACAGCATCAGCTTGTTGAAGGATTTGGCGGTTGTTTCAATGAGCTTGGTTATATGGCACTGTCCCACTTGAATGAGGAACAGCGCCATGACGTATTTTATTCCCTCTTCCATCCGGAGGGAGATCAGAAATTCAGCATCTGCCGCCTGCCAATTGGCGCGAGTGATTATGCAGAGCAATGGTATAGTCACAATGAGGTGGACGGTGACGTGGCAATGGAGCATTTTTCGATCGAGCGTGACTTCAAATATCTGATTCCATACATCAAAGAGGCCCTGACCTACAATCCGAATCTGCAATTCTTCGCCTCGCCGTGGAGCCCGCCAACCTGGATGAAATCGCCGAAAGCCTATAACTACGGAACGCTGCGCTGGGAGAAGGATATTCTGGAAGCGTATGCGCTGTATTTCGTCAAATTCGTACAGGCATACCGGGACGCAGGCATTACCATCCATCAGGTTCATGTGCAGAATGAAGTGATCGCCGATCAGAAATTTCCTTCCTGCATGTGGACAGGCGAGCAGCTGCGTGAGTTTATCGCCGATTACCTGGGGCCTGCTTTTGACCAGCATGGTCTGGACACGGAAATCTGGCTGGGAACGATCAATGCACCTGACCCATGGGAAGAATTGATCAAGAAGAAAACGAATGATTTCGACGAATATGCCGGACTGGTGCTTAGTGATCCCAAAGCGTACGCCTATATTAAGGGTGTCGGTTATCAGTGGGCAGGTAAAAACGCCATTCAACGTACCGCAGCGAGCTACCCGGAGCTTCGTTACATGCAGACCGAGAATGAATGCGGTGATGGCGACAACACGTGGAACTATGCCAAGTATGTATTCAATCTGTATCAGCATTATTTCAGCAATGGAGTGAATGCATACATTTACTGGAACATGGTTCTGGAGCCAAAAGGCCGCAGCACGTGGGGATGGGAGCAAAACTCCATGATTACAGTAGATCCGGATGCCAAAGAAACCATACGGAATCCCGAGTATTATGTGATGAAACATTTTGCTCATGATGTCGTTCCTGGTGCGCGAAGAGTAGGATTGTCTGGAGCCTGGAGCGGCAAAGCAGTCGCTTTTCGCAACCCGGACAATAGTCTCGTCATTGTCATCAACAACCCGTTCAAGGACAGACGCGACCTGCATCTGGCGTATGAAGGGCAGACACTCCGGTTCGAGCTGGAAGCTGATTCCTTCAACAGTATTGTCATTCCGTCCTAG
- a CDS encoding endo-1,4-beta-xylanase, which translates to MVNYYTFKGGNTLFKSKWFKTVGSLALVGVLAASVAVGSVSAGLAKGSKFLGNIIASSVPSNFNPYWNQVTPENSTKWDAVEGTRNVMNWSQADMAYNHAVNNGFPFKFHTLVWGNQQPGWINSLSAADQKAEVTQWIKAAGQRYPKAAFVDVVNEPLHAKPSYRNAIGGDGATGWDWVIWSFQQARQAFPNSKLLINEYGIIGDPAKADQYIQIINILKSRGLVDGIGIQAHYFNMDNVSVSTMNTVLNKLAATGLPIYVSELDMTGDDNTQLQRYQQKFPVLWQHSAVKGVTLWGYNQNQTWQPGSHLVNSNGTERPAMQWLRNYLANNP; encoded by the coding sequence ATGGTCAACTATTATACTTTTAAAGGAGGAAATACATTGTTTAAGTCCAAATGGTTCAAAACGGTGGGTTCGCTCGCTTTAGTGGGTGTACTTGCTGCATCCGTAGCCGTGGGCAGTGTGAGTGCCGGTTTGGCGAAAGGCAGCAAATTTCTAGGGAATATCATCGCAAGCAGTGTGCCTTCCAATTTTAATCCCTACTGGAATCAGGTGACTCCCGAGAATTCAACCAAATGGGATGCGGTTGAGGGTACACGCAACGTCATGAACTGGTCTCAGGCAGACATGGCATACAATCATGCCGTCAATAATGGATTTCCTTTCAAGTTCCATACTTTGGTGTGGGGAAATCAGCAGCCAGGATGGATAAACAGTCTTTCGGCTGCTGATCAGAAGGCTGAAGTGACACAGTGGATAAAAGCAGCAGGACAACGTTACCCTAAAGCCGCATTTGTGGATGTAGTCAATGAGCCGCTGCATGCCAAGCCTTCCTATCGAAACGCTATTGGTGGGGATGGAGCAACGGGCTGGGATTGGGTCATTTGGTCTTTCCAACAGGCAAGACAAGCCTTTCCCAACTCCAAATTGCTGATCAATGAATACGGCATCATCGGTGATCCGGCTAAAGCGGATCAATATATACAGATTATCAATATTCTGAAGAGCAGAGGCCTTGTTGATGGGATTGGTATTCAGGCCCATTACTTTAATATGGATAACGTTTCCGTAAGCACAATGAATACCGTATTGAACAAGCTGGCTGCGACCGGTCTGCCGATTTATGTATCCGAACTGGACATGACGGGTGATGACAATACGCAGTTACAGCGCTATCAGCAGAAATTCCCTGTACTATGGCAGCACTCTGCCGTTAAAGGGGTGACGCTGTGGGGCTACAACCAGAATCAAACCTGGCAACCAGGTTCCCATCTGGTGAACAGCAATGGTACAGAGCGTCCAGCAATGCAGTGGCTGAGAAACTATCTGGCTAACAATCCTTAA
- a CDS encoding MFS transporter, which produces MKSQQVNPLLILILALGVFAIITTEVGIIGVLPLITQKFNITAAQAGWLVSIFALVVAVSGPFLTLLVSGINRKTILLTAVLLFAISNVVYAYTTRFDMMFIFRIIPAIFHPVFFSVALVTGAKLVPPEKSSQAVAKVFTGITAGFAFGVPLTSYLAERVSLEAAFWFGAAVSLIAFVGIWIWLPSMPVQEKMSYGKQIGILRKPALWLNITTVVFIFAAMFSVYSYFAEYLGQVTHMGGSWISVMLLVFGVIMIAGNLVFGQLLHRNIPRTVLLFPVLYMAAYLLVYYAGSYFIPMILMAFVWGAIHSGGLIVSQTWLTTESREAPEFGNSLFVSFSNLGITFGTSIGGWFIAQLGIHQVIWSGIIFGLLAWVSIVVKIKFFTSRSHSSIETL; this is translated from the coding sequence ATGAAATCACAACAGGTTAACCCACTGCTCATCCTCATTCTGGCATTGGGTGTATTCGCCATCATCACTACAGAAGTAGGCATTATAGGTGTCCTGCCCCTGATTACGCAGAAATTCAACATCACCGCTGCTCAGGCTGGATGGCTGGTAAGTATTTTCGCTTTAGTCGTTGCCGTGTCTGGCCCTTTTCTGACCTTGCTTGTATCTGGTATCAATCGTAAAACGATTTTGTTAACGGCTGTACTGTTATTTGCCATTTCCAATGTAGTCTACGCCTACACAACCCGTTTCGACATGATGTTCATCTTTCGGATTATCCCGGCCATCTTTCATCCGGTCTTCTTCTCTGTTGCTCTCGTCACGGGTGCCAAACTGGTCCCACCGGAAAAGAGCAGTCAGGCGGTTGCCAAAGTGTTTACCGGGATCACCGCTGGTTTTGCATTCGGCGTGCCCCTAACTTCCTATCTTGCGGAACGAGTCTCGTTGGAGGCTGCGTTTTGGTTCGGAGCGGCTGTCAGTCTCATTGCTTTCGTCGGGATATGGATTTGGCTGCCTTCGATGCCTGTGCAAGAAAAGATGTCCTATGGCAAACAGATCGGTATTTTGCGTAAACCTGCGCTGTGGTTGAATATTACTACTGTCGTTTTTATTTTTGCAGCCATGTTCTCCGTGTACAGTTATTTCGCCGAATATCTTGGGCAAGTCACTCATATGGGTGGTTCCTGGATTAGTGTAATGCTCTTGGTCTTTGGCGTCATTATGATTGCCGGGAATTTGGTGTTTGGACAGCTTCTGCATCGAAATATTCCGAGGACCGTTCTCCTTTTCCCAGTGCTATATATGGCAGCTTATTTACTCGTTTATTATGCAGGCTCCTACTTCATTCCGATGATCCTAATGGCGTTCGTCTGGGGTGCCATTCACTCTGGTGGTCTGATTGTCAGTCAAACTTGGCTAACAACGGAGTCTCGGGAAGCACCGGAGTTCGGAAACAGTCTCTTTGTCTCTTTCTCTAATCTGGGAATCACCTTCGGTACTTCCATTGGCGGCTGGTTCATTGCCCAACTTGGAATTCATCAGGTTATCTGGAGCGGAATCATCTTTGGTTTGCTTGCTTGGGTATCTATCGTTGTCAAGATAAAATTCTTCACCTCTCGTAGTCATAGTTCAATTGAGACGCTTTAA
- a CDS encoding 5'-nucleotidase C-terminal domain-containing protein produces the protein MRKFSPKRFAGWPLSFLLCASILFAPFASTPAQAAEADKETKITLLGTSDIHGRFMPWDYALDGPNPTGSMTQLYTIVKKVRAENPNTILLDAGDMIQDNSAELFNDQPQSPMMVAMNEMKYDAWVMGNHEFNFGLDVLEKISSQFKGQPLVGNIFKENGDRYMPAYTIIEKDGIKVGVIGMNTPMITEFEKGTDHLDGIIVKDPVEETKKAVAELKGKVDVMVGLMHMGLDNENGNPGTGVTDIANANPELAAIFAGHMHTLIESQTVNGVLISEPNKYGSHISRIDLTFAKEGDKVVLKSKEAQALAVKAADGSYEVSDPGLENTLHPFHEFARADANIEVAELKGTNLVPADEIKGIPAVQIQETPLSDFFTEVMLHYSDADVVAHQIDNDKAKLDVGPIKKKDIAFNYQYTFGEVTVYEVTGRDLKDYMEWSAGYFNSTRPGDVTISFDPKRRASKYSTDDFFGGVTYEIDLTKPYGSRITNLKYSNGTMVKEDDTLKLGMNAYRMEALIAKGGALEGRKFKQLWSSKDASAFGEIQGTIRNLSIAYLKDVMKGVYEPKIQHNWKITGVDLTAPARADIVELINDGIMTVPTTEDGKYTNIASINILDAVTEDEMTALATKANVSMAQLSGAKTKGEFYQELNKARKSSTGSGEEVTTPEKPTKPTEPKPKPTPTPGTSKPGKPSTSPSTGKPGTVVKGKQAKVTAAYLNVRSSASSKAKVVTAVPKGTVLEVISTDKYGWVKVKLDGRVVYVYGKYVSMLP, from the coding sequence ATGCGCAAATTTTCACCGAAACGATTCGCAGGATGGCCCTTATCATTCCTCCTATGTGCCTCCATCCTCTTCGCCCCCTTCGCTTCCACACCGGCTCAGGCTGCTGAAGCAGACAAGGAAACCAAGATTACGTTGCTGGGAACATCGGACATTCACGGCCGATTTATGCCGTGGGACTATGCTCTGGACGGTCCGAATCCGACAGGGAGCATGACGCAGCTGTACACCATCGTGAAAAAAGTGCGTGCTGAGAATCCGAATACAATCCTGCTGGATGCAGGCGACATGATTCAGGACAACTCGGCTGAACTGTTCAACGATCAACCTCAATCTCCCATGATGGTCGCCATGAACGAAATGAAATATGACGCATGGGTCATGGGCAATCATGAGTTCAACTTTGGATTGGACGTATTAGAGAAGATTTCCTCACAGTTCAAGGGACAACCCTTGGTAGGTAACATTTTCAAAGAAAACGGCGATCGCTATATGCCTGCCTATACGATTATTGAGAAAGACGGTATCAAGGTTGGTGTCATCGGAATGAACACACCTATGATTACCGAGTTCGAGAAAGGAACGGATCACCTGGACGGTATCATTGTCAAAGACCCTGTGGAAGAGACCAAGAAGGCTGTCGCCGAGCTGAAAGGCAAAGTGGACGTCATGGTTGGACTCATGCATATGGGACTGGACAACGAGAACGGGAACCCGGGGACCGGGGTCACGGATATCGCCAATGCCAACCCGGAGCTGGCTGCCATTTTTGCCGGACACATGCATACGCTGATTGAATCCCAAACGGTTAACGGCGTATTGATCTCCGAACCGAACAAATATGGCTCACACATTTCACGGATTGACCTCACGTTTGCCAAAGAAGGCGACAAGGTTGTACTGAAAAGCAAGGAAGCTCAAGCACTCGCTGTAAAAGCAGCTGATGGCTCTTATGAAGTGTCCGATCCCGGACTGGAAAATACACTGCATCCGTTCCACGAGTTCGCTCGTGCCGATGCCAACATTGAAGTGGCTGAACTGAAAGGAACCAACCTGGTACCGGCAGATGAGATCAAAGGCATTCCTGCCGTGCAGATTCAGGAGACACCACTCTCGGACTTCTTCACCGAAGTCATGCTGCATTATAGCGATGCCGACGTTGTCGCACACCAGATTGATAACGATAAAGCCAAACTGGACGTTGGACCGATCAAGAAAAAGGATATTGCGTTCAATTACCAATACACCTTCGGTGAAGTAACCGTATATGAAGTGACCGGACGTGATCTGAAGGATTACATGGAATGGTCTGCGGGTTATTTTAACTCCACACGCCCTGGCGATGTGACGATCAGTTTTGATCCGAAACGACGTGCTTCCAAATACAGCACCGACGATTTCTTCGGCGGCGTGACGTATGAAATTGACCTGACCAAGCCTTACGGCAGCCGGATCACGAACCTCAAGTACAGCAATGGTACCATGGTCAAGGAAGACGATACGCTTAAGCTCGGCATGAATGCTTACCGGATGGAAGCGCTGATTGCCAAAGGCGGCGCACTGGAAGGACGTAAGTTCAAACAGTTGTGGTCCTCCAAGGACGCTTCGGCATTCGGCGAGATACAAGGTACGATCCGTAATCTGTCGATTGCTTATCTGAAAGATGTGATGAAAGGCGTCTACGAACCGAAGATCCAGCACAACTGGAAAATCACCGGTGTCGATCTGACAGCACCTGCACGTGCAGATATCGTAGAGTTGATCAACGATGGCATTATGACCGTTCCGACAACGGAAGATGGCAAGTATACCAATATTGCGTCCATTAACATTTTGGATGCGGTGACGGAAGACGAAATGACCGCACTTGCCACCAAAGCGAACGTAAGTATGGCGCAATTGTCTGGCGCGAAAACCAAGGGCGAGTTCTATCAGGAGCTGAATAAAGCTCGCAAGTCTTCCACTGGGAGTGGTGAAGAGGTGACTACACCTGAGAAGCCAACGAAGCCGACAGAACCAAAACCGAAACCAACGCCAACACCAGGAACATCAAAACCCGGCAAGCCATCGACATCACCAAGCACAGGTAA